TATTCTGCACTTAGTTGAAGCCTGGATGAGTTTATGCTTTAATCAATTCATATTGGGGTCTAAATGCTGGTGCAATCAGTTTCACATGCCCACTTTTTGAGAACTTATAATCAGAAAGCAATCtataggaaaaaggaaaaaagcaaaTCCAAGcgcatttaaattttattgaatggaAAAGCCTATAAGATCAGCTGCTGTAAATGTAAGCTAAAAGTTACCTTTTCatatgatttcatttttttatcttttcaagcTGCATATTCTGTTGTTTGTATGCAAATAGCAGTGGTCAAATCTAAGGTGAGTCAGATTTTGTTTAGAATTAAATCTGTTGAATATCCTTTGGTATCTCTTGCAGGATTGTAGACATTCACAAGACATTGATTCTAATGTAAAAGCACCTTGTCTGTGTGCTGATATTAGCATAGAGCCAAGTGATGAGGAACACAACACAACCAAAAAATACtgaaatttctatttatttgattaaagaataagaaccctatcttcaaacttttattttttaaattaggctGCTTTATATTAGGTGCCAAAATGGAAAAAAGCTAAACCCAATAGATAATATATTGAGGAAaaattttcttccatttaaGTTTCAAGTTTCTTCCTAAATATGTGGTCGTAAAATAACAAATTCTTCATAAACTAAACCCAAAATAACATATTTGGAATATGGCTGTAGATATGACAGTTACTGTTTGAATGCTGGTCTCAAAAGTTATGATTGTGGTCATTATTTCTGTATAACATCCTGGCTTTCCATTATGTCTTTTTAAACAGATAAAATTTTGCAAGATGGGTTTGATGTTGTTACATATAGAGTACTGGCCTACCTTCTTCTTGGTGTAGTCAGAATATACTCCAAAAAAGTTGAATATCTGTTTGATGACTGCAACAAAGTTCTTCTTAACGTCAAGGACTTTGTGCTCTGTAATAAAGATGGGATACTTGTGGAAACCTTGCAAGCACCTTACTTCTCTATTACTCTACCAGaaagatttgaacttgatgCTTTTGATCTGGAGATTATTGAAGATACTAGTGGGTAAGCTATATGGTCTATTTATCTGTGGGCTGAAGAGCTTAATCATTTCTTTGTTCTATTGAttggtttttatattcatatttctTCTACCTCCCAGAGGCAATGTGATGCCCCGTGAAGAAATTACACTTAAAGGTATTGGAGTTTCcttgtttaattaatacttCAGTCTATTTCAGTTGTTTACATAACATCAGTGAGAATCTCCAtgtaaataattctttaaaatttttgaatgttttagTTTAGTTAATTCTTATGCTTCTTTCTACTTCAGATATTAACCCTTTTAATTGTTAATGCAACAGATGGCATGTGGAAAACTAGGGGTGTAGGGAAATATTCTCTAAACCAGGTATCTGCTAGACAATCAGATTATCTTAAAAGATTATATCTGAATTTTGAGCGTTTAACATCTATAGGTCAGTCCTTCCATTTTGGCTTCTTGCAAGGTGcttctttttgtttgtgttaACGATTTTTAAAGGCTGTAAATTTTTTCTGATCAGCATTACTACTCCAACTTGATAGTTTTCATAAGATTTGTACATTTACTTTCTCTTTTAAATTCCTACAGATCTGTGTACCTATAATACTAATATTATCGTATTTGAAGGATCACTGTGAGGAATTTGCTGTCTGTGGAGATACTTGGTCTGCAGGTTACAGTATGAATGAAGAGTATGAAACTTGAACTTAAAGTTTCCTTTTTCTGTTGTTCTAGATGCCTTCCTGCAATTCCATCACCCCACCCCCTGTTCATATGTCAATTAGGATGTTACAATGTTTTCAACATTTACTCACTTTATACTCATGTTGCAGTGTTTTTTCATCTCATTTGGTGGATGTTATGGAGCAAGGCACATTGTGTAGTGGAAGCACTCTACAAGCAAGCATGGAGAAGCTTCAAGGCAGTATGCTCTCTCATCATGAATGTGAGGACCCTGAAATGTTTCTTGAGGTTGAGGAGGAGCCTACAAACACTAGAAAATCATTTGTTGAAGATCATCTAACTGATGAGGAGGACTCAAAGGTTCCAGATAAGATAGGTTCGGATGAAACACATACAGGAATGAGTGTGCTGAAGCTATGTGATGACAGTGTCTGTCAGGAAGCATCTCTGAACCTTGAAATGTTTGGTGGGGTAGAGGAAGAACCTGGAAAGCTTGCTAAGCTATATCACCAATCTGAGGAGCAGCAAAAAGAGGTTCCTGGTGTGGAACAATCAGAAAATGAAACGCAAAGTGTTTTAAATGATGGTAATGTGTCTGATGTAGAAGTATCCATAGAGAAGCTTCTAGAGAGTAGATTTTTTCAAGAAGAATGTATGGATGCTAATACATTTCTTGCGGCTGAGGAGCCTCCAGAACATGCTAGACCATTTAATGAAGAGCATCAGAGCAATGCAGGGAACACAAGTTTACCAGAAACAACAACATTGGGAAAAAGAAAGCAGCAACTTGTCTCGGAAGATCACCCATTGTATATAAAACTTGACGCTACTCCTCAATCCAAGTTCAAAGATGTTTCAGGTGAAGAGGATTTTGAGTTCATGTTTCTCATAACCTTTCAGGATCTAattcctctaatttttttttcctgatagaaataaaaaatttattgggaAGGAATAACTGATAATTTTCTATAATTGCCTAACAATTTTAATACACAATTTAATCTTATCTTTTTGAGCTGGGATTTTTGCAACATTTATTTTGTGAACATGTGAGGTATAAATAACTTACCAGCATTAATAATTGGATTGTTGTATGTCTTAAATCACATATTTTATGCCTGTTATAGCATAGATGGACTCTTTTTGCTTACCCTTTTTGTTTGTGGTGGAGTAGATTGGGAGATGGGAAGAGGATGTGGGTGGTAGTTTGCAGATCTAGGTGAAAATGGTTGCACAATTATAGTATATCTTTGTTGGCTAAGTTCTTGACAAAtatgtttattcaaaaaatctCCTCCATGCAGGAGCTAACACACCAGAGTTTATGGTTATTTCTACACCGGCTGCTAAGGAGCATGCTCGTGTTCTCAGGAAAAGAAAGTGTTTCTTTGATGATGTGGTAGTGTTTCCTAATAAGTATGTCATTTTTCATTCATACTtgcatttttttcatgtgttcaaTCGAGGTTATTTCTGATTGTTAATCTATGGATGTGACTAGAGTTATTGTCTGATTCAATGCCTTGTCCATATCAATTGTCTTCTGctatattacatcatgaaagaaaatatggaTTATCATTATTGAATATGGCTACTCCTTTTCCTTTGAACACAAATATCATGCTCTGGTGAGACAAGTTGgtacaataaaatattatgttgcaGTATATTAAATGATGGTTTTTAATATGTAGGAGGTATGGATTTCGAATGTTTACAAGGCTGTTCTCACATCAACTAAATTCTTCCATAGTTAAAGCTCTAAAGCTTTCATGTGTGTCATACAATTTAAGTTGGGTATCCATGTAGAACTGATTATATAATATGTTTCTgaacaaaaaatgatattacTTTTAGTCCTATGTCCTGCCATTTCTGTTTAACTTAACACCATCAATTAGAAAGACATGATTGCACACTTAAAACTTGACTTTTAAGAACACAATGGGAGTGTTATGAGGAATTAAGTTGCTGAAAAGTCAAATGACCAATGTTAGGGTGGATAACATTCCTGTTCAACTTTACAGCGTAATTAAGGAATGCATAGAAAACACAGGTGACTTGGTGTCCAAACGAAGAAAGCTTCCTCGTACTGCTTTTGCTGTCTGGAAAGCCTGTCGATTTTCCAATCATGACAAGTTTTTCCTGGAACCTCTGATTCCTTGTAAGTTAAGCATTGTCATTTCCTCTGTAGCATAGTACTTGTGCTGTCCTCTTTAACTTTGTTTTGAACAGGTGCTTCACTAGAGCTTGGATCCCTCTTTCGCACAAAGAAATTACAAATTCCAGAAACAGTCAAGAGTGTTGGTGGATCAGTTGAAATCGAGGAACCTTCCAAAAAGTTGGATGCTTCAGAGTCTCAAAACATTGGAGGGACAGTGGAAAATACAGAGCATCTGGAAAAGTTAAATGTTTCAGGATCTCCTCTTGTTGGCAGATTAGATGAAACTGTGGAAACTGCAGAAAATATGTTGATTCAAGAATCAGCTGGGATCTTGGAATCTCCACAAAAGTTTGTGTCTGAATATCCTACTAGTGCTAGATTGGTTGAGACCATGGAACTTTCGGACATGTCAGAATCTTATACTGTTGGAAGATCAGTTGAAACTGTGGAGACTCTAGAGAAGTCAAATGTGTCTGGATCTCCTTCTGCTATTAGATTTACTGAAACTTTGGAACGTCCTGGAAAGTTAGATATAGCAGAATCTCCCGCTGCTGGTGGCTCTTTAGAGCAAATGGCAATTGCTCCAGAAACACCTATTCAGTGCACAACATTGGTGAGGTCTTTTGAGAGCCCTGAGAGACCTGATATTTATGATGCAGATGGACTAAGGTCCAAAACTGTTGAGAAAGAAATTTGCCGTAGCCTGGATCAAGAACTTGATTTCAATCTGCTTAATGAGGTAAAGCAGTGACAATGGTAAAGTTTACGAAGACAAGTCAAAATATCATGCCAGGCATTATGTGCATTAATATCCTTCTCAGATTCTTATACATCTGGGTGTAAGCTTATTGAactgatatattatattttttctattttctccaGGACATGAATACATCTGGAGATAACCAGGAGCATTGTAAGAACTATGACAAGTCAATTTTTTGtccacttttttgttttgttttgaccaTTCAGATCACCACACATGGGATTCTCATCTTTGTATGTATTGCAGATGGGTGGTCAGAAAGAACCAGGTATGATAAAGGTTTGCAATATTCTCATTCATCTGAAGCGTCAATGTCTGATTcttgcttc
This DNA window, taken from Populus alba chromosome 17, ASM523922v2, whole genome shotgun sequence, encodes the following:
- the LOC118052487 gene encoding sister chromatid cohesion 1 protein 2 isoform X3, with the protein product MFYSHCLLSRKGPLGSIWVAAYYFKKLKKAQVTSTDISSSVDKILQDGFDVVTYRVLAYLLLGVVRIYSKKVEYLFDDCNKVLLNVKDFVLCNKDGILVETLQAPYFSITLPERFELDAFDLEIIEDTSGGNVMPREEITLKDGMWKTRGVGKYSLNQICVPIILILSYLKDHCEEFAVCGDTWSAGYSMNEDVFSSHLVDVMEQGTLCSGSTLQASMEKLQGSMLSHHECEDPEMFLEVEEEPTNTRKSFVEDHLTDEEDSKVPDKIGSDETHTGMSVLKLCDDSVCQEASLNLEMFGGVEEEPGKLAKLYHQSEEQQKEVPGVEQSENETQSVLNDGNVSDVEVSIEKLLESRFFQEECMDANTFLAAEEPPEHARPFNEEHQSNAGNTSLPETTTLGKRKQQLVSEDHPLYIKLDATPQSKFKDVSGANTPEFMVISTPAAKEHARVLRKRKCFFDDVVVFPNNVIKECIENTGDLVSKRRKLPRTAFAVWKACRFSNHDKFFLEPLIPCASLELGSLFRTKKLQIPETVKSVGGSVEIEEPSKKLDASESQNIGGTVENTEHLEKLNVSGSPLVGRLDETVETAENMLIQESAGILESPQKFVSEYPTSARLVETMELSDMSESYTVGRSVETVETLEKSNVSGSPSAIRFTETLERPGKLDIAESPAAGGSLEQMAIAPETPIQCTTLVRSFESPERPDIYDADGLRSKTVEKEICRSLDQELDFNLLNEDMNTSGDNQEHCKNYDKSIFCPLFCFVLTIQITTHGILIFVCIADGWSERTRVAVKCLHASFLIQKKRRQEEVLNLLRILEGRTKRESARLFYEILAFEILIL
- the LOC118052487 gene encoding sister chromatid cohesion 1 protein 2 isoform X4, whose amino-acid sequence is MFYSHCLLSRKGPLGSIWVAAYYFKKLKKAQVTSTDISSSVDKILQDGFDVVTYRVLAYLLLGVVRIYSKKVEYLFDDCNKVLLNVKDFVLCNKDGILVETLQAPYFSITLPERFELDAFDLEIIEDTSGGNVMPREEITLKDGMWKTRGVGKYSLNQICVPIILILSYLKDHCEEFAVCGDTWSAGYSMNEDVFSSHLVDVMEQGTLCSGSTLQASMEKLQGSMLSHHECEDPEMFLEVEEEPTNTRKSFVEDHLTDEEDSKVPDKIGSDETHTGMSVLKLCDDSVCQEASLNLEMFGGVEEEPGKLAKLYHQSEEQQKEVPGVEQSENETQSVLNDGNVSDVEVSIEKLLESRFFQEECMDANTFLAAEEPPEHARPFNEEHQSNAGNTSLPETTTLGKRKQQLVSEDHPLYIKLDATPQSKFKDVSGANTPEFMVISTPAAKEHARVLRKRKCFFDDVVVFPNNVIKECIENTGDLVSKRRKLPRTAFAVWKACRFSNHDKFFLEPLIPCASLELGSLFRTKKLQIPETVKSVGGSVEIEEPSKKLDASESQNIGGTVENTEHLEKLNVSGSPLVGRLDETVETAENMLIQESAGILESPQKFVSEYPTSARLVETMELSDMSESYTVGRSVETVETLEKSNVSGSPSAIRFTETLERPGKLDIAESPAAGGSLEQMAIAPETPIQCTTLVRSFESPERPDIYDADGLRSKTVEKEICRSLDQELDFNLLNEDMNTSGDNQEHYGWSERTRVAVKCLHASFLIQKKRRQEEVLNLLRILEGRTKRESARLFYEILVLKSKGYVDVKEENFYGDILIWKTPQWDQACRS
- the LOC118052487 gene encoding sister chromatid cohesion 1 protein 2 isoform X1, which gives rise to MFYSHCLLSRKGPLGSIWVAAYYFKKLKKAQVTSTDISSSVDKILQDGFDVVTYRVLAYLLLGVVRIYSKKVEYLFDDCNKVLLNVKDFVLCNKDGILVETLQAPYFSITLPERFELDAFDLEIIEDTSGGNVMPREEITLKDGMWKTRGVGKYSLNQICVPIILILSYLKDHCEEFAVCGDTWSAGYSMNEDVFSSHLVDVMEQGTLCSGSTLQASMEKLQGSMLSHHECEDPEMFLEVEEEPTNTRKSFVEDHLTDEEDSKVPDKIGSDETHTGMSVLKLCDDSVCQEASLNLEMFGGVEEEPGKLAKLYHQSEEQQKEVPGVEQSENETQSVLNDGNVSDVEVSIEKLLESRFFQEECMDANTFLAAEEPPEHARPFNEEHQSNAGNTSLPETTTLGKRKQQLVSEDHPLYIKLDATPQSKFKDVSGANTPEFMVISTPAAKEHARVLRKRKCFFDDVVVFPNNVIKECIENTGDLVSKRRKLPRTAFAVWKACRFSNHDKFFLEPLIPCASLELGSLFRTKKLQIPETVKSVGGSVEIEEPSKKLDASESQNIGGTVENTEHLEKLNVSGSPLVGRLDETVETAENMLIQESAGILESPQKFVSEYPTSARLVETMELSDMSESYTVGRSVETVETLEKSNVSGSPSAIRFTETLERPGKLDIAESPAAGGSLEQMAIAPETPIQCTTLVRSFESPERPDIYDADGLRSKTVEKEICRSLDQELDFNLLNEDMNTSGDNQEHCKNYDKSIFCPLFCFVLTIQITTHGILIFVCIADGWSERTRVAVKCLHASFLIQKKRRQEEVLNLLRILEGRTKRESARLFYEILVLKSKGYVDVKEENFYGDILIWKTPQWDQACRS
- the LOC118052487 gene encoding sister chromatid cohesion 1 protein 2 isoform X2, whose product is MFYSHCLLSRKGPLGSIWVAAYYFKKLKKAQVTSTDISSSVDKILQDGFDVVTYRVLAYLLLGVVRIYSKKVEYLFDDCNKVLLNVKDFVLCNKDGILVETLQAPYFSITLPERFELDAFDLEIIEDTSGGNVMPREEITLKDGMWKTRGVGKYSLNQDHCEEFAVCGDTWSAGYSMNEDVFSSHLVDVMEQGTLCSGSTLQASMEKLQGSMLSHHECEDPEMFLEVEEEPTNTRKSFVEDHLTDEEDSKVPDKIGSDETHTGMSVLKLCDDSVCQEASLNLEMFGGVEEEPGKLAKLYHQSEEQQKEVPGVEQSENETQSVLNDGNVSDVEVSIEKLLESRFFQEECMDANTFLAAEEPPEHARPFNEEHQSNAGNTSLPETTTLGKRKQQLVSEDHPLYIKLDATPQSKFKDVSGANTPEFMVISTPAAKEHARVLRKRKCFFDDVVVFPNNVIKECIENTGDLVSKRRKLPRTAFAVWKACRFSNHDKFFLEPLIPCASLELGSLFRTKKLQIPETVKSVGGSVEIEEPSKKLDASESQNIGGTVENTEHLEKLNVSGSPLVGRLDETVETAENMLIQESAGILESPQKFVSEYPTSARLVETMELSDMSESYTVGRSVETVETLEKSNVSGSPSAIRFTETLERPGKLDIAESPAAGGSLEQMAIAPETPIQCTTLVRSFESPERPDIYDADGLRSKTVEKEICRSLDQELDFNLLNEDMNTSGDNQEHCKNYDKSIFCPLFCFVLTIQITTHGILIFVCIADGWSERTRVAVKCLHASFLIQKKRRQEEVLNLLRILEGRTKRESARLFYEILVLKSKGYVDVKEENFYGDILIWKTPQWDQACRS